A stretch of Desertifilum tharense IPPAS B-1220 DNA encodes these proteins:
- a CDS encoding pentapeptide repeat-containing protein, whose protein sequence is MDASEILRRYSAGERDFHQIYLNRADLHQANLCEVNLAQAQFHEVNLSGANLGGAKLKEGFLMGTNLSGANLISADLSDSCLSGANLSETNLRGANLRDANLNEANLSGANLRGANLKGASLSGAKLIETSLQGANLEGAILAHAVLTRVILDKANLTHAILSGASLEEATLIGANLSQTNLTGASLRRANLRQASLRSANLSGVNLRSADLREATLYRANLRWVNLHQANLSDAVLIDANLSLANLQDANLTGANLSGAIIPQGMTRP, encoded by the coding sequence ATGGATGCGTCAGAAATCCTCAGGCGCTATTCTGCGGGGGAACGGGATTTTCATCAGATTTACCTAAACCGCGCAGACTTGCACCAAGCCAACTTGTGCGAAGTGAATCTTGCTCAGGCGCAATTCCACGAAGTCAATCTGAGCGGTGCCAACTTAGGGGGAGCCAAACTCAAAGAAGGATTTTTGATGGGCACTAACTTAAGTGGTGCTAATCTGATTAGCGCAGATTTAAGCGATAGCTGCTTAAGCGGCGCAAACCTCAGCGAAACTAACCTCCGAGGCGCTAATTTGCGAGATGCCAACCTCAATGAAGCCAACCTCAGCGGTGCTAACCTCAGAGGAGCCAACCTCAAGGGCGCAAGTCTCAGCGGTGCCAAGTTAATTGAGACTTCCTTACAAGGCGCTAATTTAGAAGGCGCAATTTTGGCTCATGCCGTTTTAACGCGAGTCATTTTAGATAAAGCCAACTTAACCCACGCCATTCTCAGCGGTGCCTCCTTAGAAGAAGCCACGCTGATTGGAGCCAACTTAAGCCAAACCAATCTTACAGGAGCCTCTCTGAGGCGAGCCAACCTCCGCCAAGCCAGCCTGCGTTCCGCCAACTTGAGTGGCGTCAACCTCCGTTCTGCGGATTTGCGAGAAGCAACCTTATACCGCGCGAATCTTCGTTGGGTCAATCTTCACCAAGCCAACCTGAGCGATGCGGTGTTGATTGATGCCAATTTAAGTCTAGCTAATTTGCAAGATGCCAACTTAACAGGCGCTAACTTAAGCGGTGCCATTATTCCCCAGGGGATGACCCGACCTTAG
- a CDS encoding CRR6 family NdhI maturation factor, translated as MAIAIPVNPECIHNLILSPAQTAIEELLQKQDILAAEQQLTFTIDYPRDPTDPRELSEIPEIRLWFIRLDAAYPWLPFLLDWKAGELARYVAMLVPHQFNRTEGIQFNPEALEIFVMNKIFVLAQWMQQQGIEGKSRLKAMTQMLGYEIEDGFFELLA; from the coding sequence ATGGCGATCGCAATTCCTGTTAATCCTGAGTGCATTCATAACTTGATTTTGTCACCTGCACAAACCGCCATCGAAGAACTGTTACAAAAACAAGACATTCTCGCAGCCGAACAACAACTCACCTTCACCATCGATTATCCCCGCGATCCAACAGATCCGCGAGAATTGTCAGAGATTCCGGAAATTCGCCTCTGGTTTATTCGCTTAGATGCAGCCTACCCGTGGCTCCCCTTTCTGCTCGACTGGAAAGCCGGAGAACTCGCGCGCTATGTCGCGATGTTGGTTCCTCACCAATTTAACCGAACAGAAGGCATCCAGTTTAACCCAGAAGCCCTAGAAATCTTTGTCATGAACAAAATTTTCGTTTTAGCGCAGTGGATGCAACAGCAAGGCATCGAAGGCAAATCTCGCCTAAAAGCCATGACCCAGATGTTAGGTTACGAAATAGAGGATGGTTTTTTTGAACTCCTAGCTTAG
- a CDS encoding Fur family transcriptional regulator: MYNQTPTKPIRSLEDALNRCQILGMRLSRQRRFILELLWQQQQHLSAREIYDRLNQEGKAIGHTSVYQNLEALSSQGIIECVERSDGRLYGNISDSHSHINCLDTNQILDVHIELPADLLQQIEEQTGVKITDYRIDFFGYQSTPPEPEVPA, encoded by the coding sequence ATGTATAATCAAACGCCTACAAAACCTATTCGCTCCCTAGAAGATGCGTTAAACCGCTGTCAGATTTTAGGGATGCGTCTGAGTCGGCAGCGCCGATTTATTTTAGAACTGCTCTGGCAGCAGCAACAACACCTGTCTGCTCGCGAAATTTACGACCGTCTGAACCAGGAAGGGAAAGCGATCGGTCATACTTCGGTCTATCAAAACTTAGAAGCGCTTTCCAGTCAAGGGATTATTGAGTGCGTTGAGCGTTCTGACGGTCGTCTTTATGGCAATATTAGCGATTCGCACTCCCATATTAACTGTCTAGATACCAATCAAATTCTAGACGTGCATATTGAATTACCGGCGGATCTGCTCCAGCAAATTGAAGAACAGACTGGGGTAAAGATTACGGATTATCGAATTGACTTTTTCGGTTATCAGTCTACGCCACCGGAACCAGAAGTACCCGCTTAA
- a CDS encoding peptide ligase PGM1-related protein, producing the protein MQTLDPTISLQKEQFRELQSQLRDYWQTVDLFDVDDRDLLVIPSVSLDQRELVKIQGVLHYEERLLFSLIRLRNPRTRVIYVTAQPLPPIVIDYYLQLLPGIPFSHARDRLLLFSTYDTSRKSLSQKILERPRLMERIRQALRPDKSYMVCYNSTPWEREISVRLNVPLLAVDPDLLYWGTKAGSRQIFAESGVPHPDGSPCVFSEEDLAEAAAELWERHANLQRMVVKLNEGFSGEGNALLDLRPLQEVAPNAASHQARVNTLKNQFHHLNFQSETETWENFGGRVPELGAIVEAFIEGKEKRSPSVQGYITPKGSVEILSTHDQILGGRDGQIYLGCHFPAYEGYRMQLQEYGRRVGQNLAEKGALERFSVDFIAVKDSGSWELQAIEINLRKGGTTHPFMTLKYLTGGRYEPSTGLFYTQQGKPKYYMATDNLQKDRYRGLLPQDLMDIIAHRHLHFDTGTETGTVFHLMGSISEFGKLGLTSIGDSLQQAEGLYNQVVNVLDEETKPNHNSESWPSKPSLPIRWN; encoded by the coding sequence ATGCAAACATTAGATCCAACAATTTCGCTACAGAAAGAACAATTTCGCGAACTGCAATCTCAGTTGCGCGATTACTGGCAAACCGTCGATCTATTTGACGTTGACGATCGCGATTTGCTGGTCATTCCTTCTGTCAGTCTCGATCAACGGGAGTTGGTAAAGATTCAAGGCGTTCTACATTATGAAGAACGGTTACTTTTTTCTCTGATTCGCTTACGCAATCCTCGGACGCGAGTCATTTACGTAACAGCACAACCTTTGCCCCCGATCGTTATTGATTATTACTTACAATTATTACCCGGAATTCCCTTTTCTCACGCCCGCGATCGCCTGCTTTTATTTTCAACCTACGATACCTCCCGCAAATCCCTCTCGCAAAAGATTTTAGAAAGACCCCGGTTAATGGAACGCATCCGCCAAGCTTTACGACCGGATAAGTCCTATATGGTGTGTTACAATTCCACACCTTGGGAACGAGAAATTTCGGTTCGCTTAAACGTTCCCCTCCTCGCCGTCGATCCGGACTTACTCTATTGGGGAACTAAAGCGGGAAGTCGGCAAATTTTTGCAGAATCAGGCGTTCCTCATCCCGATGGTAGTCCTTGTGTTTTTAGCGAAGAAGATTTAGCAGAAGCAGCGGCTGAATTATGGGAACGTCACGCCAATTTACAGCGGATGGTTGTGAAGCTAAATGAAGGGTTTTCGGGAGAGGGAAATGCACTTTTAGACCTCCGACCGCTTCAGGAAGTAGCCCCCAATGCGGCTAGCCATCAAGCTAGAGTCAATACCCTAAAAAATCAGTTTCATCACCTGAATTTTCAATCGGAAACGGAAACCTGGGAAAATTTTGGCGGACGGGTACCTGAATTAGGGGCAATTGTTGAGGCTTTTATTGAAGGCAAAGAAAAGCGATCGCCAAGCGTTCAAGGCTATATTACCCCAAAAGGATCGGTGGAAATTCTCTCAACTCACGATCAAATTTTAGGGGGGCGCGATGGACAGATTTATCTAGGCTGTCATTTTCCCGCCTATGAGGGCTATCGGATGCAATTACAAGAATATGGTCGGCGGGTGGGACAAAACCTTGCAGAAAAAGGGGCTTTAGAACGTTTCTCGGTAGACTTCATTGCGGTGAAAGACTCCGGTTCCTGGGAATTGCAAGCCATTGAAATTAACTTAAGAAAAGGCGGCACAACTCATCCCTTTATGACCTTAAAGTACCTCACCGGGGGACGCTACGAACCGTCAACGGGTCTGTTTTATACCCAACAAGGTAAGCCCAAGTATTATATGGCAACGGATAACTTACAAAAAGACCGCTATCGTGGCTTGCTTCCCCAGGACTTAATGGATATTATCGCCCATCGCCATTTGCATTTTGATACCGGAACTGAGACGGGAACGGTTTTTCACTTAATGGGTTCAATTTCTGAATTTGGGAAGCTAGGTTTAACTAGTATTGGCGACTCTCTGCAACAGGCTGAAGGGCTTTACAATCAGGTGGTAAATGTCTTAGATGAGGAAACAAAGCCAAATCACAATAGTGAGAGTTGGCCTTCTAAACCTAGCTTGCCCATTCGTTGGAATTGA
- a CDS encoding ferredoxin, translating to MSQFTHTFGSYFLLEGRLAGFELKDNGEPRALRLVTSEGELTIKLKSDLRHQLSTSLVAGDWIQVLGQKKFKPKTGETQLKAKLVKTTAPSRLAAPATPVAPANPSKACILVCQKSDCCKKGAHQVTQAIESVLAQQGLDDRIQVKKTGCLKNCKAGPNVVVMPDKARYSRIRPQEVPTMVAKHFAPATSDEAVSNPLPAR from the coding sequence ATGAGTCAATTCACCCATACCTTTGGATCGTATTTCCTCCTCGAAGGACGGTTAGCAGGATTTGAACTGAAAGACAATGGCGAACCGCGAGCCTTGCGCCTAGTGACTTCAGAAGGCGAACTGACGATTAAACTCAAAAGCGATTTACGTCACCAGCTCTCCACTAGCCTAGTTGCCGGAGACTGGATTCAAGTTTTAGGGCAGAAAAAATTTAAGCCCAAAACCGGGGAAACCCAACTGAAAGCCAAATTGGTGAAAACCACAGCCCCCAGCCGTTTAGCAGCACCCGCCACCCCAGTTGCCCCCGCCAACCCCAGCAAAGCCTGCATCTTGGTTTGTCAAAAATCAGACTGTTGCAAGAAAGGGGCGCATCAGGTGACTCAAGCCATCGAGTCAGTTTTAGCCCAACAGGGTTTAGACGATCGCATCCAGGTCAAAAAAACAGGATGTTTAAAGAATTGCAAAGCCGGTCCTAACGTCGTCGTCATGCCTGACAAAGCCCGTTATAGCCGCATCCGCCCCCAAGAAGTTCCCACGATGGTTGCCAAACACTTCGCCCCCGCTACATCAGACGAAGCCGTTAGCAACCCCTTACCCGCCCGTTAG
- a CDS encoding fasciclin domain-containing protein: MIGFSRLPKFFLVGLLSVGSAVALAACNGDTTTTTTTDDTPTATTTTAPTDPTATGTQTAPGAGVGTQAGTDDNVVEVASAENNLSTFTQAVEAAGLTQTLATAGPYTVFAPTNQAFDALPQGTLDQLLQPENREVLTQILSYHVVPEQLPSTAISSGSVDTVEGAPLSVQVQQGTNEVLVNGARVVQADVQASNGIIHVIDQVVLPPDIQSTLDAQGQQPAN; encoded by the coding sequence ATGATCGGTTTTAGTCGTCTTCCCAAATTTTTCTTAGTCGGTCTTCTCAGCGTGGGTAGTGCCGTTGCCCTTGCAGCTTGTAACGGCGATACCACCACCACCACCACCACAGATGATACTCCCACCGCCACCACCACAACTGCACCCACTGACCCCACCGCTACAGGCACGCAAACCGCTCCGGGTGCGGGTGTAGGCACTCAAGCCGGAACAGATGACAATGTGGTTGAAGTTGCCTCGGCTGAAAATAATCTCAGCACCTTTACCCAAGCAGTGGAAGCTGCCGGTTTAACCCAAACCTTAGCAACCGCAGGTCCTTACACTGTGTTTGCGCCGACGAACCAAGCGTTTGATGCTTTACCCCAAGGCACGCTTGACCAATTGCTTCAACCGGAAAATCGGGAAGTTTTGACCCAAATTCTGAGTTACCATGTGGTTCCCGAACAGTTGCCTTCTACTGCAATTTCCTCTGGTAGCGTTGATACGGTTGAAGGCGCGCCTTTGAGCGTTCAAGTCCAACAAGGGACGAACGAAGTTCTGGTTAATGGTGCCAGAGTGGTTCAAGCTGATGTCCAAGCCAGCAATGGGATCATTCACGTCATTGACCAAGTTGTTCTTCCTCCCGACATCCAATCCACTTTAGATGCTCAAGGTCAACAACCTGCTAACTAG
- a CDS encoding CP12 domain-containing protein, with product MMMKAQDIMSTEVVTIRGSATVAEAVTLMKQHNIRTLIVERRHETDAYGIVTETDIVYKVAAFGKDPKKSRVYEIMTKPCIVVNPDLGVEYVARLFANTGIRRAPVIRGELLGIISVTDILQKSDFAERPKSVLLEQSIQQAIEEARSICASKGANSAECAAAWDAVEEMQAEAAHQRAERLYKTAFEVYCEENPDAPEARVYDN from the coding sequence ATGATGATGAAAGCCCAAGACATTATGTCTACCGAGGTGGTAACGATTCGCGGATCTGCAACTGTAGCAGAGGCAGTCACCTTAATGAAACAGCATAATATCCGCACGCTCATCGTCGAGCGGCGTCACGAAACCGACGCCTATGGAATCGTTACAGAAACCGACATTGTTTACAAAGTCGCAGCCTTCGGCAAAGACCCGAAAAAGAGTCGCGTCTACGAAATCATGACCAAGCCCTGCATTGTTGTCAATCCCGACCTAGGCGTTGAATATGTCGCCCGCTTATTTGCCAACACCGGCATCCGCAGAGCGCCTGTCATTCGGGGCGAGCTTCTGGGCATTATTTCCGTCACCGATATCTTACAAAAGAGCGACTTTGCGGAACGTCCCAAAAGCGTACTCCTCGAACAGTCCATCCAACAAGCCATTGAAGAAGCGCGTTCTATCTGCGCCAGCAAAGGCGCGAACTCTGCTGAATGCGCTGCCGCATGGGATGCTGTAGAAGAAATGCAAGCCGAAGCCGCCCACCAACGCGCCGAACGACTTTACAAAACCGCCTTTGAAGTCTACTGCGAGGAGAACCCTGACGCCCCCGAAGCGCGAGTCTACGACAACTAG
- a CDS encoding manganese efflux pump MntP family protein, whose translation MNVMTTVFMGLGLAADAFAVAISSGITIRHITLNKALKIALFFGGFQAFMPLLGWLAGLSIQDLISSVDHWIAFGLLCLIGGKMVYEACQHEEDCDLKMNPLDTQVLLTLSVATSLDAFAVGLGLGILEDSIFKAAATIGGITFLLCFMGVFIGHKCGCIFQTKIEILGGLILIGIGCKILLEHLF comes from the coding sequence GTGAACGTCATGACAACCGTCTTCATGGGGCTTGGTTTAGCAGCCGATGCGTTTGCTGTTGCGATTAGTAGTGGAATTACGATTCGTCATATCACGCTCAATAAAGCTTTGAAAATTGCCTTATTTTTTGGAGGTTTTCAGGCTTTTATGCCTCTGTTAGGCTGGCTAGCAGGCTTAAGCATTCAAGATTTAATCTCCTCAGTCGATCATTGGATTGCCTTTGGCTTACTTTGCCTCATCGGTGGCAAGATGGTGTATGAAGCTTGCCAACATGAGGAAGATTGCGATCTTAAAATGAATCCTCTAGACACCCAAGTTTTGCTCACCTTATCGGTGGCCACCAGCCTAGATGCGTTTGCTGTGGGATTGGGTTTAGGGATTTTAGAAGATTCTATTTTTAAAGCGGCTGCAACAATTGGGGGAATTACCTTTCTCCTCTGTTTTATGGGCGTCTTTATTGGACATAAATGCGGTTGTATTTTTCAAACGAAAATTGAAATATTAGGCGGTCTGATTTTAATCGGAATTGGCTGCAAGATTCTGTTGGAGCATTTGTTTTAA
- a CDS encoding cytochrome b/b6 domain-containing protein, translated as MPKSPYQPLVLRILHGFNALIAILAILTSFWVYNIYDGRFGRLPLPEISGTIDLHGTLGLIFLLGFPAFGIYSVWVGNKRLVQLSTGKNLGRLNHPIGWYSWHRLINTAMLLAAIFALITGKMMQESWLPAGDLNQPWYQFHLLAWVVLVCCLALHIGLSLKVGGIPLVLSMVSWKYKSQDAPQNWPSQLRRWWQRN; from the coding sequence ATGCCAAAGTCTCCCTATCAACCCTTAGTTTTGCGTATCCTGCATGGATTTAACGCTTTAATAGCGATCCTGGCTATCCTTACCTCATTCTGGGTTTATAATATTTACGATGGGCGTTTTGGTCGCCTGCCACTGCCGGAAATTTCGGGAACCATCGATTTGCATGGCACCTTGGGACTGATCTTTTTACTCGGATTTCCAGCTTTTGGAATTTATAGCGTTTGGGTTGGAAACAAGCGTCTGGTTCAGCTATCTACCGGAAAAAACTTAGGGCGCTTAAACCATCCGATTGGTTGGTATAGCTGGCATCGTTTAATCAATACCGCCATGCTGCTCGCGGCAATCTTTGCCCTGATTACGGGTAAAATGATGCAAGAATCCTGGCTGCCGGCTGGAGATTTAAACCAACCCTGGTATCAATTCCATCTGTTAGCTTGGGTTGTCCTCGTCTGTTGTTTAGCTCTGCATATTGGCTTAAGTTTAAAAGTGGGAGGAATCCCGCTAGTCCTATCAATGGTTAGCTGGAAGTATAAAAGCCAAGATGCCCCCCAAAATTGGCCGAGTCAACTTCGTCGATGGTGGCAGCGAAATTAG
- a CDS encoding hybrid sensor histidine kinase/response regulator, protein MIEDEELRSLYKIASEEHLQNLEAGLLHLEKDPHDLQRLQEVLREAHTLKGDSRMLGVNDVEALTHQIEHILGQLKENDTVLQNGMSDRLYQGLDAIRQLVKEAITGEPSGVNTLAVLALLMGANPPSPAEPPPEVEETALETVSEEASPPEPLPQVEETPTEVISGELIPPSPVAVAEKPRVAPVPQKPLLPPQNSSYRIDSVRVETRNLDALMTQAGELTVTKIRMAHHIAELEELTNLWEEWSRQTHNSRFALETNLTQLQNLQQRHEERLQTLGELVNRLRARASEDVARLEAIASELESGIRTLRLLPLSNLFNLFPRLVRDLAKQQGKKVNLVLEGGETKADKRILEEMKDPLMHMLRNAIDHGIESPAEREALNKPQAATIRLKGYQIGNSIIIEIQDDGRGLNLEQIQQTALKRGNWRKEELDAMTPQQIQALIFAPGFSTRQAVTEVSGRGVGLDVVRTNVERLKGNIQVESTPNQGCHFRIQLSTTLATVSVLIVAVEGRPYAIPVEFVQTSLLVPERDIFSIEGRETIALEDRAISVVRLVELLNLPPGESQSIYQNGQLPCIILQVGSERLGVIVDDLIDEQDVILKPQSKLLKRVLNVSGATILGTGEVCIVLNPQDMIRSVQKKTAIAIAASQVAEAAAIAPAVILLAEDSIATRTQEKRILEAAGYQVVAAVDGLDAYHKLRSGRFDAVVSDVQMPNLDGFALTARIRQHPEYNELPVVLVTSLASDDDKRRGAEAGASAYLTKGTFNQDALIETLRRLIV, encoded by the coding sequence ATGATTGAAGATGAAGAACTACGAAGTCTCTACAAGATTGCGAGTGAAGAACACCTCCAGAACCTAGAGGCGGGTTTGCTGCATTTAGAAAAAGACCCGCATGATTTGCAGCGCCTCCAAGAAGTTTTACGCGAAGCACATACCCTCAAGGGCGACTCCCGGATGTTAGGGGTTAATGATGTAGAAGCGTTGACCCATCAGATTGAGCATATTTTGGGTCAGCTTAAAGAAAATGATACGGTTTTGCAGAATGGTATGAGCGATCGCCTTTACCAAGGTCTAGACGCCATTCGCCAACTCGTCAAGGAAGCCATCACGGGCGAACCCAGTGGCGTCAATACCCTCGCCGTCTTGGCTTTGCTGATGGGCGCTAACCCTCCCTCCCCAGCCGAACCCCCACCTGAAGTTGAGGAAACCGCTTTAGAAACGGTTTCTGAGGAAGCCTCCCCGCCTGAACCCCTACCCCAAGTTGAGGAAACGCCTACAGAAGTGATTTCTGGCGAACTGATTCCCCCTTCTCCGGTGGCGGTTGCAGAAAAACCCCGCGTTGCGCCTGTTCCCCAGAAGCCTCTTCTCCCGCCTCAAAATAGTAGCTATCGCATTGATAGCGTTCGGGTGGAAACGCGCAACCTCGATGCGTTAATGACTCAAGCCGGAGAGTTAACCGTCACTAAAATTCGCATGGCCCATCATATTGCTGAATTGGAGGAATTGACTAATCTTTGGGAAGAATGGAGTCGTCAGACTCATAACTCGCGTTTCGCCTTAGAAACCAACCTGACTCAGTTGCAAAACCTCCAACAGCGCCATGAGGAACGCTTGCAAACCTTGGGGGAGTTGGTGAACCGCTTGCGGGCGCGGGCCTCGGAAGATGTGGCTCGCCTGGAGGCGATCGCCTCTGAGTTAGAATCGGGTATCCGGACTTTGCGTCTTTTACCGCTATCCAACCTGTTTAATCTGTTTCCTCGCCTGGTACGAGACTTAGCCAAACAGCAAGGAAAAAAGGTGAATTTGGTCTTAGAAGGGGGAGAGACAAAAGCAGACAAGCGCATTTTAGAGGAAATGAAAGATCCTTTAATGCATATGCTGCGAAATGCGATCGATCATGGGATTGAGTCTCCCGCAGAACGGGAGGCTTTAAATAAACCGCAGGCTGCAACGATTCGCCTTAAGGGATATCAGATTGGTAATAGTATCATCATCGAAATTCAAGATGATGGGCGCGGTTTGAATCTCGAACAAATTCAACAAACAGCCCTAAAACGCGGGAACTGGCGCAAAGAAGAGTTAGACGCGATGACTCCCCAACAGATTCAAGCGCTGATTTTTGCCCCCGGTTTCTCGACTCGTCAAGCGGTGACGGAGGTTTCAGGACGCGGAGTTGGGCTAGATGTGGTACGGACGAATGTGGAACGCCTCAAGGGAAATATTCAAGTTGAGTCTACCCCCAACCAGGGCTGTCACTTTCGCATTCAACTGAGTACAACTCTCGCCACGGTGTCTGTATTAATTGTTGCCGTAGAGGGCAGACCTTATGCAATTCCTGTAGAATTTGTCCAAACTTCGCTGCTGGTTCCCGAACGGGATATCTTTTCGATTGAAGGTCGAGAAACGATTGCGCTTGAGGATCGGGCCATTTCGGTGGTGCGTTTGGTGGAGTTGCTGAATTTACCCCCAGGAGAGAGTCAATCGATTTACCAAAACGGACAGTTACCTTGCATTATTTTACAGGTGGGTTCAGAGCGTTTGGGGGTGATTGTAGATGATTTGATTGACGAACAAGATGTGATCCTCAAACCCCAAAGTAAACTACTCAAGCGGGTATTGAATGTCTCAGGGGCAACGATTTTAGGGACGGGTGAGGTTTGCATTGTTCTCAATCCCCAGGATATGATTCGATCGGTGCAAAAGAAAACGGCGATCGCGATCGCGGCTAGCCAAGTTGCGGAAGCCGCAGCTATAGCCCCGGCGGTTATCCTATTAGCGGAAGATTCCATTGCAACTCGCACCCAAGAAAAGCGCATTTTAGAAGCGGCGGGATATCAGGTGGTGGCCGCTGTAGATGGTTTAGATGCTTATCATAAATTGCGATCGGGTCGCTTTGATGCCGTCGTTTCAGACGTGCAAATGCCCAACCTAGACGGTTTTGCTCTAACCGCCAGAATTCGCCAGCATCCAGAATACAACGAGTTACCTGTGGTTTTAGTCACCTCTTTAGCGTCTGATGACGATAAACGACGCGGCGCGGAAGCGGGGGCGAGTGCTTATTTAACCAAAGGGACGTTCAATCAAGATGCTTTAATTGAAACGCTTCGTCGCTTAATTGTCTAA
- the cheB gene encoding chemotaxis-specific protein-glutamate methyltransferase CheB: MPIRVLLVEDSPIALAILKRILSSSPDIEIVGTARTGKEALALIPQVQPQVICTDLHMPQMDGLELTQEVMATFPKPILVVSASVQDRASENVFKLLQAGAIDVFPKPLAGLAADYEKVKNELISKIKILAGVSVFTQRRRVHQSLFSPPAMTLPPTPPPARRVSYPIKMIAIGASTGGPQALHRILSPLPADFPLPIICVQHISEGFLQGLVDWLEAECQLPVKIAAMGEFPHPQTIYFPPEKRHLELDRQGRFYYSQASPVSGHCPSVTVTFESVASVYGRSSLGILLTGMGRDGAAGLSAIARAGGLTIAQDEQTSVVFGMPREAIALGAAQQVLPIGEIAKTLLGLTKSQLC; encoded by the coding sequence ATGCCCATCCGAGTTTTGTTAGTTGAAGATTCTCCGATTGCACTCGCGATCTTGAAACGCATTCTTTCTTCCTCCCCCGATATTGAGATTGTTGGAACGGCACGCACGGGCAAAGAAGCCTTAGCCCTGATTCCTCAAGTGCAGCCTCAAGTCATTTGCACCGACTTACATATGCCGCAAATGGATGGTTTAGAACTCACCCAAGAAGTGATGGCAACCTTTCCTAAACCCATCCTGGTGGTAAGTGCCTCAGTTCAAGACCGAGCCAGCGAGAATGTCTTTAAACTATTACAAGCAGGGGCAATAGATGTATTTCCCAAGCCGCTAGCTGGATTAGCCGCAGATTACGAAAAGGTCAAAAATGAACTGATCTCTAAAATTAAGATTCTCGCAGGCGTCTCGGTGTTTACGCAGCGGCGGCGAGTTCACCAAAGCCTATTTTCTCCCCCTGCAATGACTCTTCCGCCTACGCCTCCGCCTGCGCGTCGGGTGAGCTACCCGATAAAAATGATTGCCATTGGTGCCTCTACAGGGGGACCTCAAGCCCTACATCGGATTCTAAGTCCCCTGCCTGCTGATTTTCCTTTACCGATTATTTGCGTTCAGCATATCAGCGAGGGATTCTTGCAAGGACTGGTGGATTGGTTAGAGGCGGAGTGCCAGCTTCCCGTTAAAATTGCGGCGATGGGCGAATTTCCCCATCCCCAAACGATTTACTTTCCGCCGGAAAAGCGCCACTTGGAGTTAGATCGGCAAGGGCGCTTTTACTATTCTCAGGCGTCTCCGGTAAGCGGCCATTGTCCTTCTGTCACCGTGACGTTTGAGTCTGTGGCTAGCGTTTATGGGCGTTCTAGTCTGGGGATTTTGTTGACGGGGATGGGGCGAGATGGGGCGGCGGGATTAAGTGCGATCGCGCGGGCTGGCGGCTTAACCATTGCCCAAGATGAGCAAACTTCGGTGGTGTTTGGGATGCCCAGAGAAGCGATCGCCCTAGGTGCAGCCCAACAGGTGTTACCCATTGGCGAGATTGCCAAAACCCTTTTAGGATTGACCAAATCTCAACTCTGTTAA